Within the Pseudoxanthomonas sp. YR558 genome, the region ATCAGGCGCGGCAGGGCTTCGCCGATGTCGCGGCGCGTGCAGGTCAGCGTGGTGTGCTCGGTGCCGAGGTGCCGCACCATCGCCTGCTGGTATTCGCTCTCGTCGAACTCGCCATCTTCGAACGCCACCGAGAACGTGCGCACCGGCGTGTCGGTGAAGCCGCGGATCAGCGCGACGATGCCGGAGGAATCCAGGCCGCCGCTGAGGTAGGCGCCCACCGGCACGTCGGCGCGCAGCTGCAGGCGCACGGCGTCGACCAGCAATTCGCGCAGTTCGGTGGTGGCCTGTTCCAGCGTCAACGGGTAGCGCGCGGGCGAGGTGTCCTGCGCGTCCGGGAACGTCCAGTCCCAGTAGCGGCGCATGTGCTGGCGCCCGTCGCGCTCGACGGTCAGTACGTGCCCGGGCGGCAGGCTCTGCACGCCCTGGTAGAGGGTTTCCGGATCCACCGGCGCCCAATAGGTCAGCGTCTGCAGCAGCGCCTGCGTTTCCAGGTGCGCGCATTCGGGCAGCACCGCGAGCAGTGATTTCACTTCCGAGGCGAACCACATGCGGCCGCGCTGGCGCGTGTAGTAGAGCGGCCGGATACCGGCACGATCGCGCGCCAGCACCAGGCGCTGGCGCTCGCTGTCCCACAACGCGATGGCGAACTGCCCGTTGAGGTGCTGGACGAAATCCTCGCCGTAACGGTCGTAGAGGTGCACGATCACTTCGGTGTCGGAGTGCGTGTAGAAGTGGTGGCCCTTGGCCTCGAGCATCTGTCGCAGTTCGACGAAGTTGAAGATCTCGCCGTTGAAGACAGTCCACACGGTGCGGCGCGGATTGTGGATCGGTTGGTCGCCCGTGGACAGGTCGATGATCGACAGCCGCGCATGCGCCAGGCCGATGCTGGGCGCCGCATGGAAGCCGAAACCGTCCGGGCCGCGATGCGCGAGCGGATGGATCATCCGCTCCAATGCATCGCGTGCGCTGGCCGTGACCACATCGGGACCCATGAAACCCGCGATTCCGCACATGTGCCGTATCCCCTGTCCGTGTCCGTGTTGGTGTCAGGCCGAATCGGCCGCGTAGCCGCTGCGCGCGGTCTGTGCCCCGGCGACGGCTTCCTCGCAGGCCAGCAGCGTCTCGCGCGCCACCTGCTGCCAGTCGCGGGAGAAACGTTGCGCGAGTGCCGCTTCGTCCCATCGCCGGTCGAGCGCCTGCGCCAGCGCGTCGACCAGCGCATCCGCATCGCGGGCTGGCACCAGCAGTCCGCTGGCGGCATCGACCACTTCCGGGATACCCCCCACGGGCGTGGCGACCACCGGACGACCGCAGGCGAGCGCCTCGACCAGCACGTTGGGATGGCCCTCCGAGTAGCTCGGCAACGTCACCAGGTCCGAAGCGACCATCCAGCGCGCGACTTCCGCCGGTGCCTGGCCCCCGGCCAGGTGCAGCGGCAA harbors:
- the asnB gene encoding asparagine synthase (glutamine-hydrolyzing), which gives rise to MCGIAGFMGPDVVTASARDALERMIHPLAHRGPDGFGFHAAPSIGLAHARLSIIDLSTGDQPIHNPRRTVWTVFNGEIFNFVELRQMLEAKGHHFYTHSDTEVIVHLYDRYGEDFVQHLNGQFAIALWDSERQRLVLARDRAGIRPLYYTRQRGRMWFASEVKSLLAVLPECAHLETQALLQTLTYWAPVDPETLYQGVQSLPPGHVLTVERDGRQHMRRYWDWTFPDAQDTSPARYPLTLEQATTELRELLVDAVRLQLRADVPVGAYLSGGLDSSGIVALIRGFTDTPVRTFSVAFEDGEFDESEYQQAMVRHLGTEHTTLTCTRRDIGEALPRLIRHTETPVLRTGPIPLMLLAGSVRRHGYKVVLTGEGADEVFGGYDLFKEAKIRRFWARQPDSRMRPRLLQKLYGYLPNSPVSNPAFAQSFFGQGMEHLHRPIFAHVPRWTTSQRALAFLSPELRATAMRWDALEAYEQTLPPDMARWSDLARDQYVEAKSLLAGYLLSSQGDRVAMANSIEGRFPYLDHRVIEFANRLPPSFKIRGMTEKYLLRRALADLLPPDIAQRTKQPYRAPDSQSFFFDGKPLDYVADLLSQESIREAGYFDAAAVGRLVEKCRQGRATGFGDNQAFMGVLSTMLVHRQTVETRLAPAGATAQPSGAIA